One Carassius carassius chromosome 28, fCarCar2.1, whole genome shotgun sequence genomic window carries:
- the LOC132107563 gene encoding inner ear-specific collagen-like, with the protein MQAHNGSDVVATRTRQKMGMIFEHALFITVIGLTFITLCDTFKPTQRPKYQYTKKPPRELFQTTVYVGKPTVTARIVDFTRTRDRFPAHVTESTTVPADSYIDYPTDTTASPTTAKDNYTLDYNECYFNVCECCPPEKGPQGFKGDIGLQGPPGEKGAPGPKGIPGPIGSKGFSGSKGDKGEKGDQGNIGLTGSPGIQGKAGMKGEMGIKGEKGATGLQGFKGSKGEKGDPNLNVSKGDQGEPGKDGPPGTQGMTGDKGEKGDRGECGLLGEGGQKGEPGDPGPPGVRGDPGPSGQHGMHGTPGIAGERGEPGVPGAKGDPGARGPAGVKGMRGLRGMKGDRGPQGKHGDRGLQGMKGSMGQSGSRVRSAFSVGLYPSKSFPQSGFPVHFDKVFYNEENHYDIVTSKFNCTYSGVYVFSYQITVRNKPLRASLVVNGVRKVRSRDTLQGQDIDQASNLVILKLDVGDQVWVETLRDWNGVYSSSEDDSTFSGFLLYPD; encoded by the exons ATGCaggctcataatggaagcgacgtggtCGCAACACGCACACG ACAGAAAATGGGGATGATCTTTGAACACGCTCTCTTCATAACTGTGATAGGACTGACCTTTATAACCCTGTGTGACACCTTCAAGCCCACTCAGAGGCCAAAGTACCAGTACACCAAGAAACCCCCTCGAGAGCTGTTCCAAACCACTGTTTATGTAGGCAAGCCTACGGTCACCGCACGGATTGTTGACTTCACCAGAACAAGAGATCGCTTCCCTGCACATGTCACAGAGAGCACTACAGTTCCTGCTGACAGCTATATAGACTACCCTACAGACACCACCGCATCTCCCACCACGGCCAAAGACAATTACACACTAGACTACAATGAATGCTACTTCAACGTCTGTGAGTGCTGCCCTCCAGAGAAAGGCCCACAAGGCTTCAAAGGAGATATAGGACTGCAAG GCCCACCTGGAGAAAAAGGAGCACCTGGACCCAAAGGTATACCTGGCCCAATAGGGTCAAAGGGCTTTTCAGGATCCAAAGGGGATAAAG GAGAGAAAGGTGATCAAGGAAACATAGGACTGACTGGATCTCCAGGCATCCAGGGAAAGGCTGGAATGAAAG GTGAGATGGGTATTAAAGGTGAGAAGGGTGCAACTGGACTGCAAGGATTCAAAGGTTCGAAAGGAGAAAAAGGAGATCCAAATTTGAATGTGTCAAAGGGTGACCAGGGAGAGCCAGGCAAAGATGGACCACCGGGAACCCAAGGCATGACTGGTGATAAGGGTGAAAAGGGTGATAGAGGAGAGTGTGGTTTACTTGGAGAGGGGGGCCAGAAAGGTGAGCCAGGTGATCCTGGACCTCCAGGTGTGCGTGGAGACCCTGGTCCATCTGGGCAACACGGCATGCACGGGACTCCAGGAATCGCCGGAGAACGCGGGGAACCAGGAGTTCCCGGAGCAAAGGGTGATCCAGGAGCACGGGGACCAGCAGGAGTCAAAGGTATGCGAGGTCTGAGAGGAATGAAGGGTGACCGCGGCCCCCAAGGGAAACATGGAGACCGAGGCCTACAGGGAATGAAGGGCTCAATGGGTCAAAGTGGATCGAGAGTACGGTCTGCTTTCAGCGTCGGCTTATATCCAAGCAAGTCTTTTCCCCAGTCGGGATTTCCGGTTCACTTTGACAAGGTCTTCTACAATGAAGAAAACCATTACGACATAGTCACAAGCAAGTTCAACTGCACCTACTCAGGAGTTTATGTGTTCTCCTACCAGATCACGGTAAGAAACAAGCCCCTGCGTGCTTCTCTGGTGGTGAATGGAGTGCGTAAGGTACGCTCAAGAGACACCCTACAGGGTCAAGACATTGACCAGGCATCCAATCTAGTGATCCTGAAGCTGGATGTAGGAGACCAGGTGTGGGTAGAGACGCTGAGAGACTGGAACGGTGTCTACTCCAGCAGCGAGGATGACAGCACCTTCTCTGGGTTCTTGCTCTATCCTGACTAA
- the LOC132108537 gene encoding serine palmitoyltransferase small subunit B-like, with protein MDMKNMREYVCWLYYQYLLITGIYVLEPWEQSIFNTVLCTMVAMVIYTSYVFVPIHMRLALEFFSELVREQSESTLALMNSR; from the coding sequence ATGGATATGAAGAACATGAGAGAGTATGTGTGCTGGCTGTACTATCAGTACCTGCTCATCACAGGCATCTATGTGCTGGAGCCGTGGGAACAGTCCATCTTCAACACTGTCCTCTGTACTATGGTGGCCATGGTCATTTACACCTCCTATGTGTTCGTACCTATCCACATGCGGCTGGCGCTGGAGTTCTTCTCTGAGCTGGTCCGAGAGCAGTCCGAGAGCACATTGGCCCTCATGAACTCACGGTGA